From the genome of Tachysurus fulvidraco isolate hzauxx_2018 chromosome 14, HZAU_PFXX_2.0, whole genome shotgun sequence:
AGGAAATTTGTATATGCGGTGCAGTGAACATATTGAGCGAATCATTATTACCCACATTGTTTAAGTTTAGCTTTaacagttaaggctctgggttgttgatcagaaggatGGGGCGGTTTAAGCccttgaccctgtgctctgaccacagCTTACTAATaagctgtaatgtgtatgtgatgaATAAAAGCTGCTGCTTCTTCCAAATCACTGTGAAACAAACAAGTCACAAATTACACTTAAAGTATTAAACTGTCAATGCTCCAGTTTTTCCAGTGCAACGAGAGCAAAATCTTCTCTTACTGCATCGCTTTCTTAACATGCACATCAATTTCCTGGAGGTTTGTAGATAAACTAAAAGCGAAAGTGAGTGAGCAGAAGGCTAGAATTTGCTAGGCTCTGCTCTGGGTTAAGAATGCATTGTGTTCGGAGCCAGGGGGGAAATATTAAACGTATTCCTCATGAAAGTTTgcactataataaataaataaattttatataaatgcatacatgcatacatacatacacacacggattCTGATTTTGTAATTTAGATGTGTTGTCGTTTTATGTCTGTTAAGGACTCTTATTAATGAATCATTTGCAAATTACGCAACAAAAATATGAGTGAGCGGGTTCATATGACCACGCCCCGTATTGGCTAGAATGTTAATATGTCCACGCCCTTCTTGAGCAAACCGGTCAATATATCAGCGAGCGGTTTTGCATGACCACGCCCATTATGAGCTAACATGTTAATATGACCACACCCTCTATAAATTTGACGATGCGCTCTCGTGAGCTtccagacttttattttgaaattttgtTTTGAAAAGACGTTTTCCTGCCATTTTGGATTTCTCGCGTTTATGTTCCTTCGTCGCAGCATCTTTCGCGCTGTTGTTTCTCGATTACGTCTTTTTTTCGTGTTAAATCGGTGATTAATTTGGAGATGAATGTCATTGATCATGTGCGGGACATGGCGGCCGCGGGCCTGCACTCTAACGTGCGACTCCTGAGCAGCCTGCTGTTGACTATGAGCACCAACAACCCGTGAGTGTTCGTGCTAAACGGCGCATAATAACAACTAGCCGTTTTATAACACTGTTATTTATAACCTGTACATTGCTCTAACTTCTGCATTAGAACCTACATTTATTACTGCGATTTGTTGTGCCAAGCTAACCggctagctaaattagctgttaTTAAAATAACAAGCTAGCAATAAAATGCTAACTATTTAACTTCCGGAGTTTCACACAAATCTTCACACTGTTTAAACTCGTTCTAGTTACAGTTTACAGTTAGATAAAAACTCGTTCAGGACGTGTAAGTAAAACAGGGACGTGGTAGTCTAGTGGTAAGGGTGTTCGGGTACTGACCAGGAGGgtatgggttcgaatcccagctccactaagctgccactgttttgGGTCCCTGATctaggcccttaaccctcacttttgctgttttataaattgaaataaaaatgtgcgtcaccctggataagggtgtctgataaataccataaatgtaGATATAAAATCCTGATAAACagatacagtactgtgtgtgtcatgtatgatgtgtgtttctgtcccACAGAGAGCTTTTCTCTCCAGCACAGAAGTATCAGATGTTGGTTTATCACGCCGATGCCATATTTCACGATAAAGAGTACAGAAATGCAGCTTGTAAGTACAACATGGCTCTCCAGCAGAAAAAGGTGCTCAGTAAAACCTCTAAAGTGCGTCCTTCCAGCACAGGAGGCACCTCTTCAGTCCAAACCCAGGTGAGTTCTACTGATCTCTGACCTCTGCTGATTATACAGTTGTTAACTCCTTTTACTCATGCtagagcataaaaaaaaaaacacgttttatttttttcactgctTCGTAAACATATCAACTCACCAGATTATACAAGTCGCAGTCAAACGGCTGTTTTGccttattttttaacacaaaaaaaatcaaaaagtcGTGTTTTATTGAAAACATATGTTTTCAACTCAGATGGGTTTGTTATTTTGTGCACGCGCTCACTAATTTCACTGGAACTGCATTTTAAAGTAAAACTCCACCctgaaacatttattatattcGTAATACTATGCGTGTGATGTTTTTAGGGATTGTGGTGCCAGCGTGTAGAAATTTTGGTGGTTTCTAATGCAGTTGAAAATCGGCatttattagaatattagggggaaaaaaacatttccaccaATCTTAAACATGCAGGTTGTTTtctagaataaataaatttatagaaTAAACCTCGGTCACCATTGaacatggcatgttaatgttaaagatTTGAGCAGTGCAGAATAtcgttttattttttgcagaaTTTGCCTTCAGAGATTGAGGTGAAATACAAGATTGCAGAGTGCTACACCATTCTGAAGCTGGACAAAGATGCCATCTCTGTTTTGGACGGGATTCCCTCAAGGCAGCGGACTCCTAAGGTGTTTTATCATTTCCTCCGATAAACCCAATAATGCTTTATGTCTTACTAGGATGTCGACTCACTCTTTTGTCTGCGATACTTCAATCCGAACAGATCAACATGATGCTGGCGAACCTGTATAGAAAGGCTGGACAGGAGCGGTCAGCGGTCACAAGCTACAAGGAGGTCCTGAGGCAGTGTCCTCTCGCAATGGATGCTATAATTGGTCTGTAACTAAAtttctttatacacacaaatgGCAGATTTATTGACAAGAACAGGAAGTCTGTATCCTATGTCTGTGCTGAGCTTTACAAGAATAGTTCACTAGGTTGAGCTGTGTGTATTGGGATGTTTGCAGggctgctgtctctctctgtgaagGGAGCTGAGGTGGCCTCTATGACCATGGATGTGATTCAGAGTATCCCTAATCTGGACTGGCTTTCTGTCTGGATCAAAGCCTACGCCTTCATTCATGGAGGAGATAATCACAGAGCTATCAATACGATCTGGTGAGGAGTTATAAAGAAAGACTTTATATAATTTGTAATGGAAAATCTCCGCTTGGTGTGTTAGCTCCATATCTCCAGTGCAAAACACAAGAAGCGAACTTTGGAAAAGAATTTTGAAACGGTTATGGCTGATTTATTGCATTCGTTGTCATTAGTGAATTGTACTTAAAAAGCATCCCAGTTACACCTGTATTTCATGGAATGGGTGTTGGTGCTTTATTTAATGGCTTATCGTATGGTTCTGTTCTCAAAATGGTTTATTTTTCTACAGCTCCCTGGAGAAAAAGTCTCTCCTGAGAGATAACGTTGATCTGTTGGTGAGCCTCGCAGACGTGTACTTCCGAGCCGGAGACACCAAGAACGCCATCCTGAAATTTGAGCAGGCGCAGATGCTTGACCCCTATCTAATCAAAGGTATGGCGTCAAATGTGTATTTGTACAAGCAACATCCATGATGTGGAGCAGAATGAAACTTTCTGACGAGGAACAGATCGTGTGTTCGGACACTGGATCTCATGGACGAACACTTATGAAAGCACTGTGATGTGTTGGTTGTTAGGCATGGACGTGTACGGCTACCTTATGGCTCGAGAAGGACATTTGGATGATGTGGAGGTTCTTGGCGGTCGATTGTTTAACATCTCGGATCAGCACGCAGAACCCTGGGTTATATCTGGGTGAGTACGGTCAGCTGGTCAAACGATAcgagtgtgtttatgttgtgttgtttgtttggaaAACCGTCCAGTCGCTCATCCATAGCAGAAGCGCTTATTAATCTccttttcatgatttttttttcctgttttgtcatCCAGGTGCCACAGTTTCTGCAGTAAGCGCTATTCTCGTGCACTGTACCTGGGGGCCAAAGCCATTCAGCTGAACAGTAACAGCGTACAAGCTCTGCTTCTGAAGGGTGCAGCGCTGCGCAATATGGGCCGAGTGCAGGAGGCCATCATTCACTTTAGGGAGGCCATGAGGCTGGCACCGTGCCGTCTGGACTGCTACGAGGGTAGGAGCATCACTCCGTGGTGATGGATTATTCTTTGAATAAAAATGGCACTTCTGTGGGATTCATCTCTGATGTGTTTCGATTCTATTTTTGACCTTAGGACTGATTGACTGTTACCTGGCATCCAATGGCATCCGTGAGGCAATGGGCATGGCCAATAATATTTATAAGACTCTCGGTGCCAATGCTCAGACGCTTACTATTCTGGCCACAGTGTGTCTGGAGGACCCCATGACCCAGGAGAAGGCTAAGACCCTGCTGGACAAAGCTCTCGCCCAGCGGCCCGACTACATTAAAGCTGTGGTGAAGAAAGCAGAGCTCCTCAGTGCGTAGCGTTCACCTGAAATGCTCATTATTACTATGGTTCCTTTGTCCAATGTGTCTGAGAATAATTAGGAGATTATTTCCCAATACTAACATGTCCCAACATTTCTATTCTTAATATACCACAACAATTTTGGCAATGATTAAAATTTTCAGTTATCAGGACAATAAATTGTAGCTTACAGTGAAACCTTAAAGCACATAGTTTGTAGActttcctgtggtggaaaaccGAGTGACGGCTTTATGCCAAACAGTTACGAAGTGCAAACACCGGAGACTTGCTCCATACCGGAAATCTCTGTATTGTaatgtcatttgttttgtttttttacctaAACTTTTTTGTGCGTGTTGTCTTACGCAGGTCGAGAACAGAAATACGAAGAAGGCATAGCACTCCTGCGAAATACACTGGCCAATCAGAGTGACTGCATGCTGCACAGAATGCTGGGAGATTTTCTAGTCGCTGTTAATGAGTATCAGGAGGCCATGGACCAGTATAGCATAGCACTGAGGTAGCCTTTTCTTCTTTCGCAAACTGTTTGTTTAACACGGATAGATTTGTCCAACATTGTTCAAGGTATTGactaattttaaaaagaaaaaagtcagcAGCCCTTTTTCTTAGCTATATGTGCGATGATGGTGTTTTGCTGTCTCACAGCCTGGATCCAAATGATCAGAAGTCTCTAGAGGGCATGCAGAAGATGGAGAAGGAGGAGAGCCCTACAGACGCCACGGTGGAGATTGACGGGGACGACATGGAGGGCAGCGGAGAGGAGGGCGACCTCGAGGGCAGCGACAGCGAGGCAGCGCAGTGGGCCGACCAGGAGCAGTGGTTCGGCATGCAGTGACCAGCGGCACTGGTCCTCGGATCAGCCTCATTCTGACTGGTAACATCATTCAGCAGGACGCAAACTGATCCTGGATCAGCACTTGACTCTGGTGAGGTCTGAGACACACTGTACCTGGCCTACAGAAATTGTCACAGTGCCACCTGCAGGCCTGGAGCCATGGAGCACAGGCAGGAAAGCCTGACCAATCTGTGCATAAACATGGATGATACTGTAACAGGTGATGGTGCACAGTTATAAAGAACAGCACTGATGCTTGGAATCACTTTAAACACTTTGGCACTGTGTAGCAAAAGCAATGCCTTTTATCAGGGTTTGTCTTCTGGCTTTACACAGGTCACGTGACTACACGACTCTGCTCTGCGATCTAATGGTCATACTTTTGTCTCGAGTCACTTTTCTCTACCAAACCAAACCATTTACTAATGAGCTAAATCGCCCCTTTGTTCTAAGCAGGTAACAGCAAAGCCTTAGTGATACTTCAGATCActgatttttctcttattaaactGCATTGTAACCTCTCGGACACCACACACAACTGCTATCTCCACACATGGAAACTGGAAATACTACAAACTAGCACCAGGATTGCAGATTACATCacaaatatttctatataaatatttactttttttttttttttttttatggttgaACTTTTCCCTTTACCTTGTAACAGCCCTTCCCACACGTTCATGATTTCCTGACGTCATTAGTAAGTAAAGAACAAACTCTTCCTATTCAACTTAAATTCTTGTAGCCTGAAGTGCTCTTTGTGGTgttacttctttttttaattctaatgtTTATAACAAGATTGTGGCATTGTGAGGTGTGAACAATACTATTTTTCAATGTTAACAAATAAATCATGACCGATTCTGTAGTAGTTGtctattttcccttttttttttttttttttttttttttaaaccaataaTAGATTATTCAGGtctcacacatctcacactctctctctcacacacacacacacacacacacacatatatcgtATGTATGTCACATGCAGTGCTTTATGGCAGGGTGAAATACTATTCTTTCAATATCTCAGCTTAGTAAGGGTCAAAGCACAGGGTCAATCAGGATACAGCTACCCTGGGGCAGAGaggggtaagggccttgctcaagggcccaacagtggcactatgacagtgctggggcttgaacccataACCTTCTGATCCTTCACTTAACCATTAACCCAGAACTCTTACCCTCACTCTAGACTGTTTGTTCCAATCCAAAACACATGAGCTTgttcaaacaaataaagactCATGCTGTCatgtatcattttattaaccACAAGTCATTGCGATGTTTGTTTACAATATTTGACACTGGTTGAGCAGAGTCTTGCCTGTAGTCGTCACTGGAACAAAACCCGCTGTATTTCCCCATCACACTCCTCTATGCTGAAACTCATCTGCTCTTAAACAGGACGCACATCACTGTGCGAAGCGATAATCATCTGGTTGATCTACACGtctcacaaaataaaacaatccttttgcaaaaataataataaaaaaaaataacaggtgCCAGTCACTAATGCCAGCTtgtatttaaatacatacatttaaattaagtgTGGCTGTGCTATACAAAAGCGTATCATTTTACCAGCATCATGATTGAGTAGCTTAAAGGGGCATGCACCCTGATCTGCCTTAACATTTCACTCAATTTTGTCTCTTTATCCTAGAACCTTTCACTCATTTAACGTTTTTTCTTGTTGGCACTTGGCACGGTTGGCATGCAGGTCATGAACGATGTGGTTTTTGCTCAAAACACACGAGCTAAACTAACAAAACCTTTACAGCTTCTGCAAGGATTACTGAGAAGCAGGCCAGGCTTACAGGGCCCGTGCTGAGgaaggaaagagacagagaaaaggaaagattATCAAAAGCctgatcattttaaaacaaaaaagattttagTAAAAGACTTATGCAAGATTTATCAAATGTGCTGCTTATATAAACACCATTTTTCATTATGTGGCTTAAGTTATtaacatatatattttcataatgTTAAGTTCTCTAaaagggttgccaggtctgcaGTTTTCCTGGAACTCAGCAGTGGGTTAAGTAGTTAAATGACATGGTAGcttagtggctaaggtgttggactactgaatCCCTGGTCCACTAAGCTGgccctgctgggcccctgagcaaggcccttaactctcaattgctcaattctataaaatgagaaaaaaatgtactttaccaaatgctataaatgtaaatgcgaATATCattgaattctcaattctgattggtcagaaggatgatttattttgatttataaaagCTTCTGTTCAGTTAAGGCTCTTGTTCTGATCCATGAGCATTTCAAGAGTAACGACGACGTACACAGGGACTTGACGTGTGACAGACATCATTTGAATCTAACAAAAAAGTGAATGCTTTAAGCTTAAAGCATTAAAAGCTTATTGTATGGagatttttttatcatttatgaaAGAAGCTTTCAGTGTTGCAGAGTACTTTGAACTGCCTCGTTATACAGATGTTCCACCACATTAAATTCATCCATACAtctattttcttttctgattATCCTTCTCCTCgggactcggggcacaaggtAAGGGACATCCTGGACAAGCTGCCTGCCACAGGACCCagtctcacatacacatacaagtAACAATGCAACTATCCATTATATATAAACCCAATTAGCAAATGACCAGAAATCCCAATTGGTTTACTCTTGTTAttcttatttatgtgtttaagaAACGTACTGAAAGAACTCTTTATAAAATGGTCTAATTTCTGTTTACTTTAAAGTGTATGGTGTTACTTTGTAAGTTCTACAATATCTTTCTCCGTGTTCGCTGTAACTTTGGTTACAGATCGATACAGTTTCTAATTCAATGTTTGGAGTTTTTAGTGCAGACCTGGCAACACGCTCAAAAACCCGCTCAAGGTTGTGTGATTAGATGATTAAAGACAATGCAGCTTGCAGTGTTAGGAAGAGTGTCATCTTGACGGGGGGAGACGACGCAGGAGCAGGAGGTTACAGTTCTGTTTTCACACTCAGAGTAAAGCAATGGGAGAAAAAATAAGTACAagaaaaagtattattattattaaaagccaCATATTGAGTGAAGCAGGCTGTCAAACGACGAGCCGACTGCTTTGACGTTTGACTGATTTGACATCTATCTTTATCATGTAGAGTTATTAAAAACGATCTGAAAACTCTCAAACTTATGAGAGACATCTGTGCTGTAGgtacaaacaacacacacacacacacacacacacacacacacacacacacaacgcaacacacaacatgcacgcacacacaaacatacatacacaacatgcatgcacacaccacacacagacaccaacacacCCAACATGccacaaacgcgcacacacacacaccaacacacacaatatgctcACATATGccgcacatacacaaacatgtacatgtaAAGCCATAGCATTGTGCATGTTTTGCACAACCTTACACAGGTCacggaaaataaaaatactccaAACTGTGTCCAAATAAACAGATTACAGACCATTCTTCATCCTCCTAATTAACTCATCAGAATTTTATCACGGCTTGGAGACAAACCAGTTCCTTTTTCAActtttttcatctttaaaggtgcagtctgtaatatttaaaagtgtGTCTGAATATCTAATAATCATATTAAAGCTACCCTGGATGTAAAATATGATTCTGACGCTGTCCTGGAAAAGACAAGACTCGGTTTTACATATTATTGTACTTTTCCTGGCCCGGAAATGAGCTCCCTTCCCAATCATAatagagattgtgtgtgtgtgtgtgtgtgtgtgtgtgtgtgtgtgtg
Proteins encoded in this window:
- the anapc7 gene encoding anaphase-promoting complex subunit 7; this translates as MNVIDHVRDMAAAGLHSNVRLLSSLLLTMSTNNPELFSPAQKYQMLVYHADAIFHDKEYRNAACKYNMALQQKKVLSKTSKVRPSSTGGTSSVQTQNLPSEIEVKYKIAECYTILKLDKDAISVLDGIPSRQRTPKINMMLANLYRKAGQERSAVTSYKEVLRQCPLAMDAIIGLLSLSVKGAEVASMTMDVIQSIPNLDWLSVWIKAYAFIHGGDNHRAINTICSLEKKSLLRDNVDLLVSLADVYFRAGDTKNAILKFEQAQMLDPYLIKGMDVYGYLMAREGHLDDVEVLGGRLFNISDQHAEPWVISGCHSFCSKRYSRALYLGAKAIQLNSNSVQALLLKGAALRNMGRVQEAIIHFREAMRLAPCRLDCYEGLIDCYLASNGIREAMGMANNIYKTLGANAQTLTILATVCLEDPMTQEKAKTLLDKALAQRPDYIKAVVKKAELLSREQKYEEGIALLRNTLANQSDCMLHRMLGDFLVAVNEYQEAMDQYSIALSLDPNDQKSLEGMQKMEKEESPTDATVEIDGDDMEGSGEEGDLEGSDSEAAQWADQEQWFGMQ